GCCAACCCCGACATCAAGATCAAGCAGGAAACCTTCCCCTACGATGCCTACAGCCAGAAGGTGGCCTCCAGTGTCCCGGCGGGACAGGGTCCCGATGTGGTGAACCTGTACTACGGCTGGCTGCCGCAGTATGTGGACGCCGGTTACCTGCAACCTCTCCCCACCAAGGACTTTCCGGTCAGCAAGATCGAGAGTGAGTTCGTGCCGATGGTCAAGACCAGCAAGATCGGCGGGAAGTATTACACCCTGCCGATCTCGGTGCGGACCCTGGCCGTCTTCTACAACAAGGATCTGTTCAGGGCCGCGCGCATCACGCCGCCACGCACCTGGGAGGACTTCATCGCCGCCGGGGAAAAGATCGCCAAGGGCGCGCCACCGCGCTTTACCACGCTGGGCTTCGGGATCCAGCCCGACGGCCAGGACTACCATGTGCTGCGTGAAGTGCTGGTGCGGCAGTTCGGCGGTCAGCCGTACAGCAAAGATGGCAAGACCGTCGCCTACGACTCCGAGGCCGGACGCAAGGCCATGGCTTTCTACACCGACCTGGAAACCAAGTACAAGCTGGGGGTGCCGAATTTCTTCCCTGGCAACAACAGCTACCGCGACGCCTTTATCGCGGGCAAGGTCGGCATGATCATCGACGGCTCCTTCGCGGTGGGAACCATCAAGAGCGGCGCCAAATTCGATTGGGGCGTCATTCCGCTGCCCGTCTTCAAGGCCAACCCGGAAGTTCGCAGCAACTTCGGTTCGTACTGGGTCAACGGCATCACCAAGAACGCCAAGGGCGAGAAGCTCGACGCTGCCGTCAAATTCCTGAAGTTCCTCACCAGCGAGCAGACCCAGCGTACCTGGCTCGACACGGTGGGTGAGATTCCGGCCAGCCGCAAGCTCTCGGGCGATCCGGCGCTGCGCAAGGACCCGGTGTTCGGGGCTTTCGTGGGTTCCCTGCCGTTCGCGCACTCCACTCTGTTCGTGGACGAGGCGGGGCAGCGCAAGGCCTGGGTGGACGCGATCAACACGGTGCTGCTCAAGGGGGCCAAGCCGGCCGACGCGGTCAAGCAGGCCGCCACTGACGAGCAGAAGATCCTGAACAGCTACTACAAGTAAGCCCACCTGCCCGCGTGTCCGCCCCATTGCCCGAACAACCAGGGCAGTGGGGCGGATGCGCGACATCTGTTATCGGCGAAGCAAAGGCAGTAGGCAGGCGGTGGTCTGTTGAGGCTGCCGCGCTGCTGATGCGAGTCGCTGTTCGGCCTGTAGTGGAGAGTGGGGAACCGCATCTGCCCCCTGTCAAATTCGTCCAGAAAATCAGAGGTTTCGATGCTTAGAGCCAACAATCCAGGAGCCACGGTATGACGACGAGAGTGTCGCCCCCCGAGCGTGGGGGTGGATCGATGCGGCGGCACCAGACGCGCACGGCGTACACCTTCCTGCTGATCCCGCTGGT
The genomic region above belongs to Deinococcus humi and contains:
- a CDS encoding extracellular solute-binding protein; the encoded protein is MKKLLTLALTASAAAFATASAAPVTLTYWQYDYASKVSTMNELIKKFEAANPDIKIKQETFPYDAYSQKVASSVPAGQGPDVVNLYYGWLPQYVDAGYLQPLPTKDFPVSKIESEFVPMVKTSKIGGKYYTLPISVRTLAVFYNKDLFRAARITPPRTWEDFIAAGEKIAKGAPPRFTTLGFGIQPDGQDYHVLREVLVRQFGGQPYSKDGKTVAYDSEAGRKAMAFYTDLETKYKLGVPNFFPGNNSYRDAFIAGKVGMIIDGSFAVGTIKSGAKFDWGVIPLPVFKANPEVRSNFGSYWVNGITKNAKGEKLDAAVKFLKFLTSEQTQRTWLDTVGEIPASRKLSGDPALRKDPVFGAFVGSLPFAHSTLFVDEAGQRKAWVDAINTVLLKGAKPADAVKQAATDEQKILNSYYK